One Oncorhynchus kisutch isolate 150728-3 linkage group LG13, Okis_V2, whole genome shotgun sequence DNA window includes the following coding sequences:
- the LOC109901661 gene encoding amyloid-like protein 1 isoform X2, translating into MGHTVLPILMAVLSHCMWGNVEALAVAEVNGPGPLVAEPQIAMFCGRQLLHMNPETGQWEPDPQGRQGCFTEPNQILSYCQEMYPALQISHVEESSNPVTIPAWCKKGWGHCQTRPFIVMPYRCQVGEYVSEALLVPDRCRFLHQEQMDVCESYVYWHNIAKEACTADSLELHSYGMLLPCSDRFRGVEYVCCPGRGGSSGRGETEGGDVLPAGPQALNPHAKVNTGVKVTTSTTSPSPDTDVDAADMEEEDDEMVEEDEQVVEEEEEAVEDEEEEEEEEEDEEEEEEQQQQEVAEAAAVKEEYEYSIDSGPYQATDYTDSFYYEKGQGQAGRNPSTSPPQTRGDSLPTPHPTDGVDVYFEMPGDDSEHANFLRAKMDLEERRMKRINEIMKEWAEADNQSKNLPKSDRQALNEHFQSVLQTLEEQVAGERQRLVETHLARVVATLNNNRRLALESYLTAVQAEPPQPERVLQALKRYMAAEQKDRRHTLRHYQHIEAVDPQKAEQMKFQVYTHLHVIEERMNQSLALLYKVPALAEELHDDIQELVKAERGDISELMTTSFSETRTTEELLPAESEEEKDDEEEEERAFQNRPYPPRIDPQPNTKKASTDEYDYATSERSPTYEYEEKINTSLELKQVVFKSPEIQTDELQPDALETFNRGAMVGLLVVAVAIAMVMVISLLLVRRKPYGTISHGIVEVDPMLTPEERQLNKMQNHGYENPTYKFFEQMN; encoded by the exons gcCTTGGCCGTGGCTGAGGTGAATGGACCGGGGCCCCTGGTGGCCGAGCCGCAGATTGCCATGTTCTGTGGGCGTCAGCTGCTGCACATGAACCCTGAGACTGGCCAATGGGAGCCTGACCCTCAGGGCCGCCAGGGCTGCTTTACAGAGCCCAACCAGATCCTGTCCTACTGCCAAGAG ATGTACCCAGCCCTACAGATCTCCCATGTGGAGGAGTCCTCCAACCCCGTCACCATCCCAGCCTGGTGTAAGAAGGGCTGGGGCCACTGCCAGACACGCCCCTTCATCGTCATGCCCTACCGCTGCCAGG TGGGTGAGTATGTGAGTGAagccctgttggttccagaccgATGCCGTTTCCTGCACCAGGAGCAGATGGATGTCTGTGAGAGCTACGTCTACTGGCACAACATAGCCAAGGAG gCCTGCACAGCAGACAGTCTGGAGCTGCATAGTTATGGGATGCTGTTGCCGTGCAGCGACCGTTTCCGTGGGGTGGAGTATGTGTGCTGCCCGGGGAGGGGCGGGTCCAGTGGCAGGGGGGAGACCGAGGGAGGGGATGTTCTCCCAGCAGGACCCCAGGCCCTTAACCCTCATGCCAAAGTCAACACAGG AGTCAAAGTGACAACATCCACCACAAGCCCCTCTCCTGACACCGATGTGGACGCGGCAGACatggaggaggaagatgatgagATGGTGGAAGAGGATGagcaggtggtggaggaggaggaggaggcagtagaagatgaagaggaggaagaggaggaggaggaggatgaggaggaggaggaggagcagcagcagcaggaggttgcagaagcagcagcagtgAAAGAGGAGTATGAGTACTCCATTGACTCTGGCCCCTACCAGGCTACTGACTACACAGACTCCTTCTACTATGAGAAAGGCCAGGGTCAGGCTGGTCGCAACCCCTCCACATCCCCACCCCAGACCAGGGGAGACAGCC TACCCACCCCTCACCCCACAGATGGCGTGGATGTTTACTTCGAGATGCCAGGGGACGACAGCGAACACGCCAACTTCCTGCGTGCCAAGATGGACCTGGAGGAGCGGCGAATGAAACGCATCAATGAG ATCATGAAGGAATGGGCTGAGGCTGACAACCAGTCCAAGAACCTGCCCAAGTCTGACCGCCAGGCCCTTAATGAG caTTTCCAGtctgtgttgcagactctggaggAGCAGGTggcaggggagagacagaggctgGTGGAGACCCATCTGGCCCGCGTGGTGGCCACCCTCAACAACAACCGCAGACTGGCCTTGGAGAGCTACCTGACCGCTGTGCAGGCCGAGCCCCCTCAG CCGGAGCGGGTGCTGCAGGCTCTGAAGCGATACATGGCAGCAGAGCAGAAGGACCGCAGACACACTCTGAGACACTACCAGCACATTGAGGCCGTCGACCCCCAGAAGGCTGAGCAGATGAAGTTCCAG GTCTACACCCACCTCCATGTGATTGAGGAGAGGATGAACCAAAGCTTGGCATTACTCTACAAGGTTCCTGCCTTGGCTGAGGAGCTGCACGATGATATCC AGGAGCTGGTGAAGGCGGAGCGAGGAGATATCAGTGAGCTCATGACCACGTCCTTCTCTGAGACACGCACCACCGAGGAGCTGCTTCCTGCcgagagtgaggaggagaaggatgacgaggaggaggaggagagagcctTCCAGAACAGGCCCTACCCACCTCGCATcg ACCCACAGCCCAACACTAAGAAAG CCTCTACAGACGAGTATGACTATGCCACATCTGAGAGAAGCCCCACATATGAATATGAGGAGAAA ATTAACACCTCTCTAGAGCTCAAGCAGGTGGTCTTCAAGTCTCCTGAGATCCAGACCGATGAACTG CAACCAGACGCCCTGGAGACGTTCAACCGCGGGGCCATGGTGGGGTTGCTGGTGGTTGCCGTGGCCATCGCCATGGTGATGGTGATCAGTCTGTTGCTGGTGCGCAGGAAGCCGTATGGCACCATCAGCCACGGCATCGTGGAG GTTGACCCCATGCTGACCCCAGAGGAGCGCCAACTAAACAAGATGCAGAACCACGGCTACGAAAACCCCACCTACAAATTCTTTGAGCAAATGAACTGA
- the LOC109901661 gene encoding amyloid-like protein 1 isoform X1, producing the protein MGHTVLPILMAVLSHCMWGNVEALAVAEVNGPGPLVAEPQIAMFCGRQLLHMNPETGQWEPDPQGRQGCFTEPNQILSYCQEMYPALQISHVEESSNPVTIPAWCKKGWGHCQTRPFIVMPYRCQVGEYVSEALLVPDRCRFLHQEQMDVCESYVYWHNIAKEACTADSLELHSYGMLLPCSDRFRGVEYVCCPGRGGSSGRGETEGGDVLPAGPQALNPHAKVNTGVKVTTSTTSPSPDTDVDAADMEEEDDEMVEEDEQVVEEEEEAVEDEEEEEEEEEDEEEEEEQQQQEVAEAAAVKEEYEYSIDSGPYQATDYTDSFYYEKGQGQAGRNPSTSPPQTRGDSLPTPHPTDGVDVYFEMPGDDSEHANFLRAKMDLEERRMKRINEIMKEWAEADNQSKNLPKSDRQALNEHFQSVLQTLEEQVAGERQRLVETHLARVVATLNNNRRLALESYLTAVQAEPPQPERVLQALKRYMAAEQKDRRHTLRHYQHIEAVDPQKAEQMKFQVYTHLHVIEERMNQSLALLYKVPALAEELHDDIQELVKAERGDISELMTTSFSETRTTEELLPAESEEEKDDEEEEERAFQNRPYPPRIDPQPNTKKASTDEYDYATSERSPTYEYEEKINTSLELKQVVFKSPEIQTDELQPDALETFNRGAMVGLLVVAVAIAMVMVISLLLVRRKPYGTISHGIVEQVDPMLTPEERQLNKMQNHGYENPTYKFFEQMN; encoded by the exons gcCTTGGCCGTGGCTGAGGTGAATGGACCGGGGCCCCTGGTGGCCGAGCCGCAGATTGCCATGTTCTGTGGGCGTCAGCTGCTGCACATGAACCCTGAGACTGGCCAATGGGAGCCTGACCCTCAGGGCCGCCAGGGCTGCTTTACAGAGCCCAACCAGATCCTGTCCTACTGCCAAGAG ATGTACCCAGCCCTACAGATCTCCCATGTGGAGGAGTCCTCCAACCCCGTCACCATCCCAGCCTGGTGTAAGAAGGGCTGGGGCCACTGCCAGACACGCCCCTTCATCGTCATGCCCTACCGCTGCCAGG TGGGTGAGTATGTGAGTGAagccctgttggttccagaccgATGCCGTTTCCTGCACCAGGAGCAGATGGATGTCTGTGAGAGCTACGTCTACTGGCACAACATAGCCAAGGAG gCCTGCACAGCAGACAGTCTGGAGCTGCATAGTTATGGGATGCTGTTGCCGTGCAGCGACCGTTTCCGTGGGGTGGAGTATGTGTGCTGCCCGGGGAGGGGCGGGTCCAGTGGCAGGGGGGAGACCGAGGGAGGGGATGTTCTCCCAGCAGGACCCCAGGCCCTTAACCCTCATGCCAAAGTCAACACAGG AGTCAAAGTGACAACATCCACCACAAGCCCCTCTCCTGACACCGATGTGGACGCGGCAGACatggaggaggaagatgatgagATGGTGGAAGAGGATGagcaggtggtggaggaggaggaggaggcagtagaagatgaagaggaggaagaggaggaggaggaggatgaggaggaggaggaggagcagcagcagcaggaggttgcagaagcagcagcagtgAAAGAGGAGTATGAGTACTCCATTGACTCTGGCCCCTACCAGGCTACTGACTACACAGACTCCTTCTACTATGAGAAAGGCCAGGGTCAGGCTGGTCGCAACCCCTCCACATCCCCACCCCAGACCAGGGGAGACAGCC TACCCACCCCTCACCCCACAGATGGCGTGGATGTTTACTTCGAGATGCCAGGGGACGACAGCGAACACGCCAACTTCCTGCGTGCCAAGATGGACCTGGAGGAGCGGCGAATGAAACGCATCAATGAG ATCATGAAGGAATGGGCTGAGGCTGACAACCAGTCCAAGAACCTGCCCAAGTCTGACCGCCAGGCCCTTAATGAG caTTTCCAGtctgtgttgcagactctggaggAGCAGGTggcaggggagagacagaggctgGTGGAGACCCATCTGGCCCGCGTGGTGGCCACCCTCAACAACAACCGCAGACTGGCCTTGGAGAGCTACCTGACCGCTGTGCAGGCCGAGCCCCCTCAG CCGGAGCGGGTGCTGCAGGCTCTGAAGCGATACATGGCAGCAGAGCAGAAGGACCGCAGACACACTCTGAGACACTACCAGCACATTGAGGCCGTCGACCCCCAGAAGGCTGAGCAGATGAAGTTCCAG GTCTACACCCACCTCCATGTGATTGAGGAGAGGATGAACCAAAGCTTGGCATTACTCTACAAGGTTCCTGCCTTGGCTGAGGAGCTGCACGATGATATCC AGGAGCTGGTGAAGGCGGAGCGAGGAGATATCAGTGAGCTCATGACCACGTCCTTCTCTGAGACACGCACCACCGAGGAGCTGCTTCCTGCcgagagtgaggaggagaaggatgacgaggaggaggaggagagagcctTCCAGAACAGGCCCTACCCACCTCGCATcg ACCCACAGCCCAACACTAAGAAAG CCTCTACAGACGAGTATGACTATGCCACATCTGAGAGAAGCCCCACATATGAATATGAGGAGAAA ATTAACACCTCTCTAGAGCTCAAGCAGGTGGTCTTCAAGTCTCCTGAGATCCAGACCGATGAACTG CAACCAGACGCCCTGGAGACGTTCAACCGCGGGGCCATGGTGGGGTTGCTGGTGGTTGCCGTGGCCATCGCCATGGTGATGGTGATCAGTCTGTTGCTGGTGCGCAGGAAGCCGTATGGCACCATCAGCCACGGCATCGTGGAG CAGGTTGACCCCATGCTGACCCCAGAGGAGCGCCAACTAAACAAGATGCAGAACCACGGCTACGAAAACCCCACCTACAAATTCTTTGAGCAAATGAACTGA